One genomic region from Streptomyces sp. NBC_01304 encodes:
- a CDS encoding alpha/beta hydrolase, whose product MAGKRLRYRRTLVAAALTTTVVAGTAGWAVGNEQVAVTSPVPGVSSWRADRELGQPMPDPATAKPAEVARFFAGLSEHEQRDLIARHPLVVGNLDGAPVALRYEANRSALQEERAKERRLAAEPGRTAQDHEAARARAERYTGLLAGERQILAFDPRGRGQVAEVYGDLGRAEHVSVIVPGSDIDLDTFDRTRDQYGTPTGMARSLYAATGHRSAVIAWAGYTTPVGLGPDAATGRLAAAGAPRLARFVQGLTASGAPEPAVFCHSYGSVVCGLAADEMPAADLVVAGSPGMRADNVGDLRTEARVWAAKDGGDWVDNVPNVEFLGLGHGADPTDPSFGARRVPAATADGHTGYFAPGTDSLRAFARIALTDAGSLNSLDVQGEH is encoded by the coding sequence ATGGCGGGCAAGCGGCTTCGATACAGGCGGACCCTGGTGGCGGCGGCGCTCACGACCACCGTCGTGGCCGGTACCGCGGGCTGGGCCGTCGGGAACGAGCAGGTCGCCGTCACCAGCCCGGTCCCCGGCGTCAGCTCCTGGCGGGCCGACCGGGAGCTCGGGCAGCCGATGCCCGACCCGGCGACCGCGAAGCCGGCCGAGGTGGCCCGCTTCTTCGCCGGTCTGAGCGAGCACGAGCAGCGGGACCTGATCGCCCGCCACCCCTTGGTCGTCGGCAATCTGGACGGCGCCCCGGTGGCGCTGCGGTACGAGGCCAACCGCAGCGCTCTCCAGGAGGAGCGCGCCAAGGAACGGCGCCTCGCCGCCGAGCCGGGCCGCACCGCGCAGGACCACGAGGCGGCCCGCGCCCGTGCCGAGCGGTACACCGGGCTCCTCGCGGGCGAGCGGCAGATACTCGCCTTCGACCCGCGCGGACGCGGCCAAGTCGCCGAGGTCTACGGCGACTTGGGGCGGGCCGAACACGTCTCCGTGATCGTGCCGGGCTCGGACATCGACCTGGACACGTTCGACCGTACGCGGGACCAGTACGGCACTCCGACCGGCATGGCCCGCTCCCTCTACGCCGCGACCGGACACCGCTCGGCGGTGATCGCCTGGGCCGGTTACACCACCCCGGTCGGGCTCGGACCGGACGCCGCCACCGGCCGCCTGGCAGCGGCGGGTGCCCCGCGCCTGGCCCGCTTCGTGCAGGGTCTGACCGCGTCCGGCGCACCCGAGCCCGCCGTGTTCTGCCACAGCTACGGCTCGGTCGTCTGCGGCCTGGCGGCGGACGAGATGCCCGCCGCCGACCTCGTGGTGGCCGGCTCCCCCGGGATGCGCGCGGACAACGTGGGCGACCTGAGGACCGAGGCCCGGGTGTGGGCCGCCAAGGACGGCGGCGACTGGGTCGACAACGTACCGAACGTCGAATTCCTCGGCCTCGGCCACGGCGCCGACCCCACCGACCCGTCCTTCGGCGCCCGCAGGGTCCCCGCCGCCACGGCCGACGGCCACACCGGCTACTTCGCCCCCGGCACGGACTCGCTGCGCGCGTTCGCCCGGATCGCGCTGACCGACGCCGGCTCCCTCAACTCCCTTGACGTACAAGGAGAGCACTGA
- a CDS encoding response regulator transcription factor, which produces MTIRVIIVDDQAMVRAGFAALLAAQSDIDVVGEAPDGRQGVEVSRSTHPDVVLMDVRMPEMDGLAAARELLDPPVGVVHRPKVLMLTTFDVDDYVYEALRAGASGFLLKDAPPADLIAAVRVVAAGEALLAPSVTRRLIADFAKSRPAPRKDPSLRLNGLTPRETEVLELIARGLSNQEIAGHLVLAEQTVKTHIGRVLAKLDLRDRAQAVVFAYEAGVVVPGDAG; this is translated from the coding sequence GTGACCATCCGCGTGATCATCGTCGACGACCAGGCCATGGTGCGGGCGGGCTTCGCCGCGCTGCTCGCCGCGCAGAGCGACATCGACGTGGTGGGCGAGGCGCCGGACGGGCGCCAGGGTGTCGAGGTCAGCCGGTCCACGCACCCCGATGTGGTGCTGATGGACGTGCGGATGCCGGAGATGGACGGGCTCGCGGCGGCGCGGGAGCTGCTCGATCCGCCGGTGGGCGTGGTGCACCGGCCGAAGGTGCTGATGCTGACCACCTTCGATGTCGACGACTACGTGTACGAGGCGCTGCGGGCCGGAGCCTCCGGCTTCCTGCTCAAGGACGCGCCGCCCGCCGATCTGATCGCGGCGGTCCGGGTCGTGGCGGCCGGGGAGGCACTGCTCGCGCCGTCCGTGACGCGGCGGTTGATCGCGGACTTCGCGAAGTCGCGGCCCGCTCCTCGCAAGGATCCTTCGTTGCGGCTCAATGGGCTGACGCCGCGGGAGACCGAGGTGCTCGAGCTGATCGCCCGGGGGCTTTCGAACCAGGAGATCGCGGGCCATCTGGTGCTTGCCGAGCAAACCGTGAAGACGCATATCGGGCGGGTGTTGGCCAAGCTTGATCTGCGGGATCGGGCGCAGGCCGTGGTCTTTGCTTATGAGGCGGGGGTCGTGGTGCCTGGCGATGCTGGGTGA
- a CDS encoding sensor histidine kinase, with the protein MTAQSARPAYADQAMKAMKSSSPSRLRGRFSGTRDGLRELGLALMTPAAPGRAPLASAPKLWVRLSPYVLVLAFVVTLLPVTVTVLTQDYRVNGGLAGALAVAQTTPLLLALTRPLHAWWVVFAADVVGGLVLIAADGTPGRTWPWTPMAIVGYLLLMVLLGLRESRRTLLAVWLATGTAGLAFELAQPKLGAGMWVLLFVLSGLALIATYALRERGIAQSRLVEQEARNELERAQRTLLEERARIARELHDVVAHHMSMITVQADSAPYRIQGLPPEAQEEFATIAGSARESLTEMRRLLAVLRSEESGGERAPQPGLDKLQQLVEATVRAGVPAELSLAAELGDVPQAVDLSAYRIVQEALSNVVRHAAGAPTKVSVSGDGNGDDLTVLVVNGPPPGPVAPVEGPGGTGHGLVGMRERVRLVGGSLDVGPLPDGGFRVAARLPLRTKDDL; encoded by the coding sequence ATGACGGCACAGTCGGCTCGCCCTGCCTACGCTGATCAAGCCATGAAAGCCATGAAATCTTCCTCTCCATCACGCCTGCGTGGGCGGTTCTCCGGAACGCGGGACGGGCTCCGCGAGCTGGGCCTTGCTCTGATGACGCCCGCCGCACCGGGGCGGGCCCCGCTCGCCTCGGCGCCCAAGCTGTGGGTGCGGCTGTCGCCGTACGTGCTCGTGCTGGCCTTCGTCGTCACGCTGCTGCCCGTCACGGTCACCGTGCTGACCCAGGACTACCGGGTGAACGGCGGCCTGGCCGGTGCCCTCGCCGTCGCCCAGACCACCCCGCTGCTGCTCGCCCTGACCCGGCCGCTGCACGCCTGGTGGGTCGTCTTCGCCGCGGATGTCGTGGGCGGGCTCGTACTCATCGCCGCCGACGGGACGCCGGGCCGTACCTGGCCCTGGACGCCCATGGCGATCGTCGGCTACCTGCTGCTCATGGTCCTGCTCGGCCTGCGCGAATCGCGGCGCACGCTGCTCGCCGTGTGGCTGGCGACCGGCACGGCGGGCCTCGCCTTCGAGCTGGCCCAGCCGAAGCTCGGCGCCGGCATGTGGGTGCTGCTCTTCGTGCTCAGCGGCCTCGCGCTCATCGCCACGTACGCGCTGCGCGAGCGCGGCATCGCCCAGAGCCGCCTCGTCGAGCAGGAGGCGCGGAACGAGCTCGAGCGCGCCCAGCGCACCCTGCTCGAGGAACGGGCGCGCATCGCACGGGAGTTGCACGACGTGGTCGCCCACCACATGTCGATGATCACCGTGCAGGCCGACTCGGCGCCGTACCGCATCCAGGGCCTCCCGCCCGAGGCCCAGGAGGAGTTCGCCACCATCGCGGGCAGCGCCCGCGAATCGCTGACCGAGATGCGGCGGCTGCTCGCGGTGCTGCGCAGCGAGGAGTCCGGGGGCGAGCGGGCGCCGCAGCCGGGGCTCGACAAGCTGCAGCAGCTGGTGGAGGCGACCGTGCGCGCAGGGGTGCCGGCCGAGCTGTCCCTCGCCGCCGAACTCGGCGACGTACCACAGGCAGTTGATCTGTCGGCGTACCGGATCGTGCAGGAGGCGCTGTCCAATGTGGTGCGGCACGCGGCCGGTGCACCGACCAAGGTGTCGGTGAGCGGGGACGGGAACGGGGACGATCTGACCGTGCTCGTGGTCAACGGTCCGCCGCCCGGGCCGGTCGCGCCCGTCGAGGGCCCCGGCGGCACCGGGCACGGCCTGGTCGGCATGCGGGAACGCGTACGGTTGGTCGGCGGCTCGCTCGACGTGGGCCCGCTGCCCGACGGCGGATTCCGCGTCGCGGCCCGGCTTCCGCTGCGTACGAAGGACGATCTGTGA
- a CDS encoding DUF4429 domain-containing protein, translated as MSRMGDVLAGFHAAWEFDSDSVLIRFERGIRTPKLFQALGERRIPHEALKAVTLTPGKRGTVVLHAVPRPGADPLMEAAAGQLKDGCDPYRLVLPAERETLAEYYADELRPLLGRDTHSEDFLVAGPEGPLHFKAYDGKASFDGKSVAYRWFWTGASSAKWKAGDQTFQVSELSGVEWRSPELFDGYLRLLRRGAGEAQPAQADQDPAAVVFGLGYGPVHESLPFAAAVLSAVRSCGPAVLDAAPAAAPGRRDPADIADRIRHLGELHQAGLLTDEEFSAKKAELLAEL; from the coding sequence ATGAGCCGCATGGGTGACGTACTGGCCGGATTTCATGCCGCCTGGGAGTTCGACTCCGACTCCGTGCTCATCCGCTTCGAACGGGGAATCAGGACGCCGAAGCTGTTCCAGGCTCTCGGCGAACGCCGCATCCCCCACGAGGCGTTGAAGGCGGTGACGCTCACTCCCGGCAAGCGCGGGACGGTCGTCCTGCACGCCGTGCCGAGACCTGGCGCGGATCCGCTGATGGAGGCGGCCGCCGGGCAGCTCAAGGACGGCTGCGACCCCTACCGCCTGGTGCTTCCCGCCGAGCGCGAGACCCTCGCCGAGTACTACGCGGACGAGCTGCGTCCGCTGCTCGGCCGGGACACGCACAGCGAGGACTTCCTGGTGGCGGGGCCGGAGGGGCCGCTGCACTTCAAGGCGTACGACGGCAAGGCGTCCTTCGACGGCAAGTCGGTGGCCTATCGCTGGTTCTGGACGGGAGCGTCCTCGGCGAAGTGGAAGGCGGGCGACCAGACCTTCCAGGTCAGCGAGTTGAGCGGGGTCGAGTGGCGGTCTCCCGAGCTCTTCGACGGGTATCTGCGGCTCTTGCGGCGGGGCGCGGGCGAGGCGCAGCCGGCACAGGCGGACCAGGATCCGGCGGCGGTGGTCTTCGGGCTGGGGTACGGGCCTGTGCACGAGTCGCTGCCGTTCGCCGCTGCGGTGCTTTCGGCTGTACGGAGTTGTGGGCCGGCCGTTCTTGACGCGGCGCCTGCGGCTGCGCCTGGCCGGCGGGACCCGGCGGACATCGCGGATCGGATCCGGCATCTCGGGGAGCTGCATCAGGCCGGGTTGCTGACGGATGAGGAGTTCAGCGCGAAGAAGGCCGAGCTGCTGGCTGAGCTTTAG
- a CDS encoding alpha/beta hydrolase, whose translation MTSFDTSPQLNVWRALLALAVVFLMLTTTGWTAVRSQRAGDSPLEAALEAWGRGTMNGRALPDPEAPAARITHFFSSLTAKQRTRLAHRYPLAVGNMDGAPVRLRYEANHLALDQARKVEQKRMHDDRLNDEGREEAGRRMHRFESLRLPGRQILAFDPMGAGRVAEVLGNLDKAERVSIVVPGVDTNLLTFQKTFGKYTAPRGMARAIYNQEGDLRPGTRRAVIAWADYTTPVGVGMDAVTAKRAADGAVRLNELVRSLPGRSGVALFCHSYGSVVCGVAAAELPDRVTDIAVAASPGMRADNVAGLGTNARVWAMRDGDDWIEDIPHLEVGGLGHGADPVSSDFGARVVSAEGAVGHTGYFLPGTESLRNFARIGVAAYDDISCKDGGADCREGAPGTVAA comes from the coding sequence GTGACTTCCTTCGATACATCCCCCCAGTTGAACGTCTGGCGCGCCCTGCTGGCGCTCGCGGTCGTCTTCCTCATGCTGACCACCACGGGCTGGACCGCCGTACGCAGCCAGCGAGCCGGCGACTCCCCGCTGGAGGCCGCGCTCGAGGCCTGGGGGCGCGGCACCATGAACGGCCGGGCGCTGCCCGACCCCGAGGCGCCCGCGGCCCGTATCACGCACTTCTTCTCCTCGCTGACGGCCAAGCAGCGCACCCGCCTCGCGCACCGCTATCCGCTCGCGGTCGGCAACATGGACGGCGCCCCGGTGCGGCTGCGCTACGAGGCCAATCACCTCGCCCTCGACCAGGCCCGCAAGGTCGAGCAGAAGCGCATGCACGACGACCGGCTCAATGACGAGGGCCGCGAGGAGGCGGGGCGCCGCATGCACCGCTTCGAGTCGCTCAGACTGCCGGGCCGGCAGATCCTCGCCTTCGACCCGATGGGCGCCGGCCGCGTCGCCGAGGTCCTCGGCAATCTCGACAAGGCCGAGCGCGTCTCGATCGTGGTGCCCGGCGTCGACACCAACCTGCTGACCTTCCAGAAGACGTTCGGCAAGTACACCGCCCCCCGTGGCATGGCCAGGGCGATCTACAACCAGGAGGGCGACCTGCGCCCCGGCACGCGGCGGGCCGTCATCGCCTGGGCCGACTACACGACCCCGGTCGGCGTCGGCATGGACGCGGTCACCGCCAAGCGCGCCGCGGACGGCGCGGTCCGCCTGAACGAGCTGGTGCGCTCGCTGCCCGGCCGCTCCGGGGTGGCGCTGTTCTGCCACAGCTACGGCTCGGTGGTGTGCGGGGTGGCCGCCGCCGAACTCCCCGACCGGGTCACGGACATCGCCGTCGCGGCCAGCCCCGGCATGCGCGCCGACAACGTCGCCGGGCTCGGCACGAACGCCCGGGTCTGGGCCATGCGTGACGGCGACGACTGGATCGAGGACATCCCGCATCTGGAGGTCGGCGGCCTCGGCCACGGCGCCGACCCGGTCTCCTCCGACTTCGGCGCCCGTGTCGTCTCGGCCGAGGGCGCGGTCGGGCACACCGGGTACTTCCTGCCGGGCACGGAGAGCCTGCGCAACTTCGCGCGGATCGGCGTGGCGGCGTACGACGACATCAGCTGCAAGGACGGCGGCGCGGACTGCCGGGAGGGCGCTCCCGGAACCGTGGCGGCCTGA
- a CDS encoding TetR family transcriptional regulator has protein sequence MEPGIGLRELKKQRTRNALLRVALELFTTKGYEQTTVDEIVEAVDVSQRTFFRYFAGKEEAAFAVQEMVESRFADALRARPATEAPIEAMRRAVLDSWEAMGESIAEVVPLELHMRTYQMIESTPALLAVHMRRSIEMEAEIARIVAEREGLDVETDPRPRVAVAAFSGVMRMTGQMWGAAGDISVESMRAVTESYLDHLVPALAMDWRAAGR, from the coding sequence ATGGAGCCCGGAATCGGACTACGCGAGCTCAAGAAGCAGCGCACCCGAAACGCCCTGCTGCGCGTCGCGCTGGAGCTCTTCACGACCAAGGGGTACGAGCAGACGACGGTCGACGAGATCGTCGAGGCCGTCGATGTCTCGCAGCGCACCTTCTTCCGCTACTTCGCGGGCAAGGAAGAGGCCGCCTTCGCCGTGCAGGAGATGGTCGAGTCCCGCTTCGCCGACGCCCTGCGCGCCCGGCCCGCCACCGAGGCGCCGATCGAGGCCATGCGCCGGGCCGTGCTCGACTCCTGGGAGGCCATGGGCGAGTCGATCGCCGAGGTCGTCCCGCTCGAACTGCACATGCGGACGTACCAGATGATCGAGTCGACCCCGGCCCTGCTCGCCGTCCACATGCGCCGCTCCATCGAGATGGAGGCGGAGATCGCCCGCATCGTCGCCGAGCGCGAGGGCCTCGACGTCGAGACCGATCCGCGCCCGCGCGTGGCCGTGGCGGCCTTCAGCGGAGTGATGCGGATGACCGGGCAGATGTGGGGCGCGGCCGGCGACATCAGCGTGGAGTCGATGCGCGCCGTCACCGAGTCCTACCTCGACCACCTGGTGCCCGCCCTCGCCATGGACTGGCGGGCCGCCGGCAGGTAG
- a CDS encoding MFS transporter: MTSQTTVDKADKAQGGRPGAGPSASAAPAKGLRGHPWLTLFAVAIGVMMVALDGTIVAIANPVIADKLHASFADVQWITNAYFLALAVTLITAGKLGDRFGHRQTFLIGVVGFAAASGAIGLSDSVTLVITFRVFQGLFGALLMPAALGLLRATFPAEKLNMAIGIWGMVIGASTAGGPIVGGLLVEHVSWQSVFFINVPVGLIALVLGLVILKDHRAQNAPRSFDILGIALLSAAMFCLVWALIKAPEWGWGDAKVWLFLGGSVLAFVVFAFWETKVKEPLIPLGLFKSVPLSAGTVLMVMMAIAFMGGLFFVTFYLQNVLGKSPVESGLHLLPLTGMMIVGSPLAGALITKAGPRIPLAGGMVLTAVAMFGMSTLETDTSSLVMSIWFALLGLGLAPVMVGATEVIVGNAPMELSGVAGGLQQAAMQIGGSLGTAVLGAVMASKVDSDLPGNWTGAKLPPLTEAQLDKASEAVQVGVPPVTKETPAELVPQISKVAHDTFMSGMGLACLVAAGVAAVAVLVALLTKRGANAEAGAGAAHI, from the coding sequence ATGACTAGTCAGACCACCGTCGACAAGGCGGACAAGGCTCAAGGAGGTCGGCCGGGGGCGGGCCCGTCCGCTTCGGCCGCCCCGGCCAAGGGGCTTCGCGGACACCCTTGGCTGACGCTCTTCGCCGTCGCGATCGGCGTCATGATGGTCGCCCTGGACGGCACGATCGTCGCCATCGCCAACCCCGTGATCGCCGACAAGCTGCACGCGTCCTTCGCGGACGTCCAGTGGATCACCAACGCCTACTTCCTCGCCCTCGCGGTCACCCTGATCACCGCGGGCAAGCTCGGTGACCGCTTCGGCCACCGGCAGACCTTCCTGATCGGCGTCGTCGGCTTCGCCGCCGCGTCCGGCGCTATCGGGCTCTCCGACAGCGTCACGCTGGTCATCACCTTCCGGGTGTTCCAGGGCCTGTTCGGCGCCCTGCTGATGCCGGCCGCGCTCGGCCTGCTGCGCGCCACGTTCCCGGCCGAGAAGCTGAACATGGCGATCGGCATCTGGGGCATGGTCATCGGCGCCTCCACGGCCGGCGGCCCGATCGTCGGTGGCCTGCTCGTCGAGCACGTCAGCTGGCAGTCGGTGTTCTTCATCAACGTGCCGGTCGGCCTGATCGCCCTGGTGCTCGGCCTGGTGATCCTGAAGGACCACCGCGCGCAGAACGCCCCGCGGTCCTTCGACATCCTCGGGATCGCCCTGCTCTCGGCGGCCATGTTCTGCCTGGTCTGGGCGCTCATCAAGGCGCCGGAGTGGGGCTGGGGCGACGCCAAGGTCTGGCTCTTCCTCGGTGGCTCGGTGCTCGCCTTCGTGGTCTTCGCGTTCTGGGAGACGAAGGTCAAGGAGCCGCTGATCCCGCTGGGCCTGTTCAAGTCCGTGCCGCTGTCCGCGGGCACGGTCCTGATGGTCATGATGGCGATCGCCTTCATGGGCGGCCTGTTCTTCGTCACCTTCTATCTGCAGAACGTGCTCGGCAAGAGCCCGGTCGAGAGCGGCCTGCATCTGCTGCCGCTCACCGGCATGATGATCGTCGGCTCCCCGCTGGCGGGCGCGCTCATCACCAAGGCGGGCCCGCGCATTCCGCTGGCGGGCGGCATGGTCCTGACGGCCGTCGCGATGTTCGGCATGTCGACCCTGGAGACGGACACCTCCAGCCTCGTCATGTCCATCTGGTTCGCCCTGCTCGGCCTCGGCCTCGCCCCGGTCATGGTCGGCGCGACCGAAGTCATCGTGGGCAACGCCCCGATGGAGCTCTCCGGCGTCGCGGGCGGCCTGCAGCAGGCGGCCATGCAGATCGGCGGCAGCCTCGGCACGGCGGTGCTCGGCGCGGTCATGGCGTCCAAGGTCGACAGCGACCTGCCGGGCAACTGGACCGGCGCCAAGCTTCCGCCGCTCACCGAGGCCCAGCTGGACAAGGCCTCGGAGGCGGTCCAGGTCGGCGTGCCCCCGGTGACCAAGGAGACCCCCGCGGAGCTCGTCCCGCAGATCAGCAAGGTCGCGCACGACACCTTCATGTCGGGCATGGGCCTGGCCTGCCTGGTCGCGGCGGGCGTCGCCGCGGTCGCCGTCCTCGTGGCCCTGCTGACCAAGCGCGGCGCCAACGCGGAGGCGGGCGCGGGAGCCGCGCACATCTGA
- a CDS encoding peptidase inhibitor family I36 protein: protein MYDTGFKTLRNSVAAGVLATALLALTPAPASGAAPPRLGACGPGELCLWGRADFTGTSYTYELSGVDIESCTALPEGSSAQALANRTGRPVTTYQSAECAETGEFATYPGSGTWAPQSPYRVRAFKVWET, encoded by the coding sequence ATGTACGACACGGGGTTCAAGACCTTGCGGAACAGCGTCGCGGCGGGCGTCCTCGCCACCGCCCTGCTTGCGCTGACACCCGCACCCGCCTCCGGGGCCGCACCACCACGGCTGGGTGCGTGCGGCCCCGGCGAGCTCTGCCTGTGGGGACGGGCGGACTTCACCGGCACTTCGTATACGTACGAACTGAGCGGTGTCGACATCGAGAGCTGCACCGCGCTGCCGGAGGGGAGCAGCGCGCAGGCCCTCGCCAATCGCACCGGGCGGCCGGTGACCACGTACCAGTCCGCGGAGTGTGCGGAGACGGGGGAGTTCGCCACCTATCCCGGCAGCGGCACCTGGGCGCCTCAATCGCCTTATCGGGTACGCGCGTTCAAGGTCTGGGAGACCTGA
- a CDS encoding small hydrophobic protein, with protein sequence MMAGFGHSSTRRRPRSRGRNWSRSGPDRATLGIVGVICAVAGFFVLGIVLGPLAVICGWLAMGRRWNGTQPVPALIAVVLGAIDTVLAIIWIAGAATLGNGMF encoded by the coding sequence ATGATGGCGGGCTTCGGACACAGCAGTACGCGCAGGCGCCCCCGCTCACGTGGCCGTAACTGGTCACGGAGCGGGCCGGATCGCGCGACGTTGGGCATCGTCGGGGTCATCTGCGCGGTCGCAGGGTTCTTCGTCCTGGGGATCGTGCTCGGGCCGCTCGCGGTGATCTGCGGCTGGCTCGCGATGGGCCGCCGCTGGAACGGCACCCAGCCGGTGCCGGCCCTGATCGCCGTCGTACTCGGCGCGATCGACACGGTTCTGGCGATCATCTGGATCGCGGGGGCCGCGACCCTCGGCAACGGAATGTTCTAG
- a CDS encoding potassium channel family protein, which translates to MKEQPAQIRWENRTHRPLLALAILFAVAYAVPIVAPDAGDRIRAACTMVEWVVWGAFAADYLIRLVLTEHRWHFVRHHWLDLAAVIVPLLRPFQLLRLVATLMLVGRRARMASQVRITTYVAGAVVGLLMFGSLAVLAVERESPNGNIKTLGDAVWWSFTTMTTVGYGDHAPTTGLGRVLAVGLMLSGIALLGVVTANIAAWFIARFESDDAEERRQTEAIQALTEEVRSLRSQVAALAGTPVLDKAVVPSPVGAPPVAAPPRDKAL; encoded by the coding sequence ATGAAGGAACAACCCGCACAGATCCGTTGGGAGAACCGCACCCATCGGCCACTGCTCGCCCTGGCGATCCTCTTCGCCGTGGCGTACGCGGTGCCGATCGTGGCGCCCGATGCGGGCGACCGGATCCGGGCCGCGTGCACGATGGTCGAGTGGGTGGTGTGGGGTGCCTTCGCCGCCGACTATCTGATCCGGCTCGTACTGACCGAGCACCGCTGGCACTTCGTGCGCCACCACTGGCTGGACCTGGCCGCGGTGATCGTGCCGTTGCTGCGGCCGTTCCAGCTGCTCCGGCTCGTCGCCACGCTGATGCTGGTGGGGCGGCGGGCCAGGATGGCGTCCCAGGTGCGGATAACGACCTATGTGGCCGGGGCCGTGGTGGGCCTGCTGATGTTCGGCTCGCTCGCGGTCCTCGCGGTGGAGCGGGAGTCGCCGAATGGGAACATCAAGACGCTCGGTGACGCGGTGTGGTGGTCCTTCACGACCATGACGACCGTCGGCTACGGCGACCACGCGCCCACGACCGGACTGGGCCGGGTGCTCGCGGTCGGCCTGATGCTGTCCGGGATCGCCCTGCTCGGTGTGGTCACGGCGAACATCGCGGCCTGGTTCATCGCCCGCTTCGAGTCGGACGACGCGGAGGAGCGGCGGCAGACCGAGGCGATCCAGGCGCTGACCGAGGAGGTCAGGTCGCTCCGGTCGCAGGTGGCCGCGCTGGCCGGAACGCCCGTACTGGACAAGGCGGTTGTGCCCTCGCCCGTGGGGGCGCCGCCGGTGGCGGCGCCCCCACGGGACAAGGCGCTCTAG